The window ATGAACGCGGAGCGGCTGACCCGCACGCTGGCCGCCCACAGTGTGACCTGTACGGCCGCCCACCTGCAGCTCTACGCCGAGGCCCTGATCCACGGCACGCGGCCAGCACCGGGGGTCACAGCGCTGCTGACGGCGCTGCGTCGCCGGGGGTTGCGGCTGGCCCTGCTCTCCAACGCCTACGACGGCCCGGCCCAGCGTGCGCGGATCGACGCCTGCTTTCCGGACCGGCCTTTCGAGGTCATCGTCGTTGCGGGCGAGGGCGCGACGCTGAAGCCTGACCCGCAGCCCTTCCGGCTCATGCTGGCCCAGCTCGGCCAGAGTGCCGACAGGGGAGTTTACGTGGGCGACTCGCCAGAGCATGACGTGGCAGGGGCCGTCGCGGCGGGCCTGCGGGCCGTTCTGGTGCATCCTCACCCGCGGGTGCAGCAGCGGGGGTCGCGGCTTGGCGCGGCCCAGGCGGTCAGCTCGCTGGACGCGCTGGCCGGCCTGCTGGCCCGCGACTGACGGGGCCAGACAGGCGGTATCGTTCCTGCCCCCTGACCGCCTATGCTTGAGCCATGTTCTACGTGATCGGCGGGGCCTCCGGCGCCGGGAAATCCACGGTCCTGCCGCTGCTTCAGCGGCTGCGCCCCGACGTGCGCTGGCACGATTTCGATGAACACGGCGCAGCAGGCGACAAGGCAGAACGCCAGCAACAGACCGAGCGCTGGATCCAGGCCGCGCTGGGCCTGGTGGGCGATTTCGGCCTGCTGGGGCCGTGCCCCCTGGGCGAGATCCTGGCCGCGCCCTCGGCCCCCAAGTTGCCCGGCCTCCGCCACCTGCTGCTGGACGTGGACGATGTGGAGCGCATCCGTCGCCTGCGCGGACGCGGGGTCGGGGAGGCCACCCAGGACACGCTGAACTGGGCGGCGTGGCTGCGCGTCCATCAGGCTTTTGCGGACTGGCAGCCTGGCGTTCTGACCGACGGAGGTTGGGCCGACATGCGCTGGGACCGCTGGCTGGGGCAGGACGCCGCGCCGTGGCCGGGCCAGACGCTGAATGCCACGGGGCTGACGCCACAGGAGACGGCCCTGCAGATCGTCGCCATGCTGGGCTAGCCCAGCCCGCCCAGCAGTTCCGCCGCCACCCGCTCGCCGCTTTCGATGGCCCCGTCCATGTAGTTCATCCACACGCGGGCGGTTTCCGCGCCGGCCCAGTGAATCCGGCCCACCGGGGCGCGCAACGCCTCGCCGTAGCCGGTCCACACGCCGGGGCCGAACAGCGCGCCGTAACAGCCGCCGCTGAACGGTTCGGCAGTCCAGTCGCGCTGCACAGTTTCAAGGGGCGTCAGCGCCTCGTCGCCGAACAGCTGGGCCAGACTGCCCAGGGCGGCGGTGCGGCGCCCGTCCTCGTCCGCGTCCATCAGCGTGCGGGCCTCGGCGCCCTCGATAAAGCCCAGCAGGACGCCGGGGCGGCCCTGCGGCGGACTGTTGTCGAAAGTCACCGTGACGGGGCCGGTGTCGCTGATCGCCATGCCGCTCAGGCCCGCGTCGCGCCAGAAGGGCCGGTCGTAGACGGCCATGAACTTGATCACCGCGCCCATCGGCAGCCGCTGCTGCAATTGCGCGCGGCGGGGCGGCAGCGGCGGATCGAAGGGCAGGCCGGAGAGGAGGGTGGGCGGCACGGCGAAGATGGCGTGTTCTGCACGGTGCTGCCCGTCTGGGGTATGCAGCGTGACGCCCGTGCCGTTCTGCTCCACCCGGATCACCGGAGAGTTGAGCTGCACGTCCTCCAGATCATCGGCCAGCCGCTGCGAGATGCTCCCGGCGCCGCCCAGCACGCGGTCCTGCAGGGCGTACCCACGGGTCAGGGTGTGGCCGTTGATGCCTCCGCCGTGCGCCGTGTAGGTCAGGGCGTGCAGCAGGCTCATCTCGGCGGGTGCGGCGCTGAATACCGCCCCGGCGTACAGCCGCATCAGGGCGCGGGTCTGCGGGCGGCGGGCGTTCTTCAGAATCCAGGTGTCGAAGGTCTGCGCGTCCAGCGTGGCGGCGTCGGGAGCAGTCCACGGCGCGTCCAGCGGAATGGTGCGGGCCAGGGCCTCGAAGCGGCGCGACAGCAGCGCGTAGTCGGCCAGCACCAGCGGCGGCAGCGGCGGAATCAGCCCCCGGTAGCGCAGCACCTTGCCGCCGATCAGCGCCAGATTCTGGCCCTCGTCGTAGGTGGGATACACCTCCAGCCCCAGCTCGTGGATCAGGGCCATGACGTGCGGTTGGTTGGGGCCGACCCACTGCCCCCCCACGTCCACGCTCAGGCCGGTGTGCGGCAGCCGCAGCGTGTGGGTGCGCCCCCCGACACGCTCACGGGCTTCGAGCACCCGCACCCGTCGCCCCGCTGCACTCAGCCGCCGCGCCGCCGTCAGGCCCGCCAGCCCCGCGCCCACCACGATGATGTCTGGGTTCATGGGTCAGGGTAGCAAGTTGGGGGAGTGAGCGCTCAGAAGTCGCCCGCACCATTTACTTCTGCAAACGGTGAGGATGCAACTCTGTCTCTAATACGGACTCCGATTGAAAGGTGTTGAAGACACCTGGAAATCCGAGCGAAGCGAGCAGGAGAAAAACGGGTTCCGGACGTGGAGTGTAGAAATCGGAGCTGTCCCGATTTCTACACGAAACAAACGGAATCCGTATAACAGCGCTGGGAGGTCACTGCAACAAAGCATCCCGCCTCTTTCAACGCACTA is drawn from Deinococcus radiopugnans ATCC 19172 and contains these coding sequences:
- a CDS encoding HAD family hydrolase; amino-acid sequence: MDFVAFDFDGTLTDYVQADLDALETLRRHACPHTEEQTFAARAVDEIMAFHDRVEAGKSDPLDMNAERLTRTLAAHSVTCTAAHLQLYAEALIHGTRPAPGVTALLTALRRRGLRLALLSNAYDGPAQRARIDACFPDRPFEVIVVAGEGATLKPDPQPFRLMLAQLGQSADRGVYVGDSPEHDVAGAVAAGLRAVLVHPHPRVQQRGSRLGAAQAVSSLDALAGLLARD
- a CDS encoding flavin monoamine oxidase family protein, with protein sequence MNPDIIVVGAGLAGLTAARRLSAAGRRVRVLEARERVGGRTHTLRLPHTGLSVDVGGQWVGPNQPHVMALIHELGLEVYPTYDEGQNLALIGGKVLRYRGLIPPLPPLVLADYALLSRRFEALARTIPLDAPWTAPDAATLDAQTFDTWILKNARRPQTRALMRLYAGAVFSAAPAEMSLLHALTYTAHGGGINGHTLTRGYALQDRVLGGAGSISQRLADDLEDVQLNSPVIRVEQNGTGVTLHTPDGQHRAEHAIFAVPPTLLSGLPFDPPLPPRRAQLQQRLPMGAVIKFMAVYDRPFWRDAGLSGMAISDTGPVTVTFDNSPPQGRPGVLLGFIEGAEARTLMDADEDGRRTAALGSLAQLFGDEALTPLETVQRDWTAEPFSGGCYGALFGPGVWTGYGEALRAPVGRIHWAGAETARVWMNYMDGAIESGERVAAELLGGLG